The following coding sequences lie in one Arachis ipaensis cultivar K30076 chromosome B03, Araip1.1, whole genome shotgun sequence genomic window:
- the LOC107632641 gene encoding uncharacterized protein K02A2.6-like — protein sequence MWRQVITRFGISEVVISDNGTQFTDKKFVEFLTGLGIKQKFSSIEHPQTNGQVKAANKVILLGLKKRLDNKKGAWADELASVLWSYRTTEQSSTGEIPFRLTYGVDAMIPVEIGESSPRLLLKGVEEAVEKDLVDEAREMAYLSEVALKQRMTLRYNTKVLRREFKQNNLVLRRNDIGLPTQGEGKLAAN from the coding sequence atgtggaggcaggtgataacccgaTTTGGCATCTCGGAAGTCGTTATCTCAGATAACGGGACGCAGTTCACTGATAAGAAGTTCGTGGAGTTCCTTACCGGACTGGGCATAAAGCAGAAATTCTCTTCGATAGAGCATCCCCAGACAAACGGGCAAGTCAAGGCCGCAAATAAGGTCATCTTGCTGGGCCTCAAGAAGCGGCTGGATAATAAAAAAGGTGCATGGGCCGACGAACTCGCCTCAGTCCTTTGGTCTTACCGTACAACCGAGCAGTCCTCCACAGGAGAAATCCCTTTCCGCCTGACGTACGGGGTAGACGCAATGATACCCGTAGAGATCGGCGAATCGAGCCCACGATTACTTCTAAAGGGAGTGGAAGAAGCTGTAGAGAAGGACCTAGTAGACGAGGCTAGGGAGATGGCCTATTTGTCAGAAGTAGCACTAAAGCAAAGAATGACCCTCCGCTACAACACCAAAGTGCTCAGGAGAGAGTTTAAACAAAACAACCTCGTCCTGCGGCGCAACGATATCGGGCTTCCGACCCAAGgggaaggaaagctggcggcaaactAG
- the LOC107634247 gene encoding equilibrative nucleotide transporter 3-like: MVTADPPTRLQGKYTAIAVCWLLGNGCLFSWNSMLTITDYYSILFPRYHPSRVLTLVYQPFAVGTIATLAYNEERINTRFRNLFGYILFFAATLLVLVIDLATSGRGGIGTFIGICAVGGAFGIADAHVQGGMVGDLSYMHPELLQSFLAGGAASGALTSALRLVTKAAFENSKDGLRKGALLFFAITTFFELLCVILYAFVFPKVPIVKYYRSKAASEGAKTVSADLAAAGIQTSSDNEDVKKQERKGKKQLLMENIDYAIDLFLIYSLTLSIFPGFLSEDTGKHSLGDWYALVLIAMYNGFDLIGRYIPLVKCIKMESRKLLTTTIISRILLIPAFYFTSKYGDQGWMMLLTSFLGLSNGYLTVCVLTSAPKGYKGPEQNALGNILVLFLLAGIFAGVTLDWLWLIGKGW, from the exons ATGGTTACCGCAGATCCTCCAACGAGACTTcag GGAAAGTATACAGCAATAGCAGTGTGTTGGCTTCTTGGAAATGGATGTCTTTTCTCATGGAACAGTATGCTCACAATAACAGATTACTACTCTATCTTGTTTCCG AGATATCACCCCTCAAGAGTTCTTACTCTTGTATACCAGCCATTTGCAGTTGGAACGATTGCAACACTTGCCTACAACGAAGAAAGAATAAACACAAGATTTCGGAACCTATTTGGATACATTCTTTTCTTCGCAGCCACTCTTTTGGTGTTAGTT ATAGATTTAGCAACATCTGGTAGAGGAGGAATTGGAACTTTCATTGGTATATGTGCAGTAGGTGGTGCATTTGGAATAGCAGATGCTCATGTCCAAGGTGGAATGGTGGGAGACCTTTCATATATGCATCCTGAATTGCTTCAG TCTTTCCTTGCTGGTGGAGCAGCATCGGGTGCATTAACTTCTGCTTTGAGGTTAGTTACAAAAGCTGCATTTGAGAACTCCAAAGATGGTCTTCGCAAAGGAGCAC TTCTGTTCTTTGCCATAACAACATTCTTTGAGCTTCTTTGTGTCATTCTCTATGCATTTGTGTTTCCCAAAGTACCAATTGTGAAGTATTACCGATCAAAAGCAGCATCAGAAGGAGCAAAAACTGTTTCAGCTGATCTTGCAGCCGCTGGCATCCAGACCTCATCT gaCAATGAAGATGTAAAGAAACAAGAGCGGAAAGGAAAGAAGCAATTGTTAATGGAGAACATTGATTATGCAATTGATTTGTTCCTCATATATTCTCTAACACTGTCTATCTTCCCTGGATTCTTGTCAGAAGACACTGGAAAACATAGTTTGGGCGATTG GTATGCTCTTGTTTTGATTGCCATGTACAATGGGTTTGACTTAATCGGAAGATACATTCCCCTAGTGAAATGCATTAAAATGGAGTCTCGAAAGTTGCTCACAACAACAATAATTAGTCGTATCTTACTTATACCGGCATTTTATTTCACTTCAAAGTATGGTGACCAAGGTTGGATGATGTTGTTGACATCTTTCTTGGGATTATCAAATGGTTATCTCACTGTCTGTGTTCTTACTAGTGCACCCAAAGGTTACAAG gGACCAGAGCAAAATGCCTTGGGAAACATATTGGTGTTGTTTCTTCTTGCAGGCATTTTTGCTGGGGTAACACTTGATTGGTTGTGGTTAATAGGTAAAGGGTGGTGA